The Candidatus Palauibacter australiensis nucleotide sequence CGACTCCGGCGTCGCAACGGTCTCCGACGGCGGGCTTGTGACCGCGGCGTCGAACGGGACGGCCGAGATCGTGGCGGCCTCCGGCACGGCAACGGACACGGTCGCCGTGAACGTGGACTCGACGGACCGGGGTATCCTCGCTGCCTTCTATCATGCCGCGGGTGGACCATCATGGCGTCACAGCGACAACTGGCTGACGGACGCGCCGCTGGCGGAATGGTACGGCGTGGAGACGGGAACGGATGACCGCGTGACCCGTCTCGAACTCAGGGAAAACGGCGCCGTCGGAACCCTCGCCCCGGAGCTCGGACGCCTCCGCTATCTCGAGACGTTGGACCTATACAGGAACAAGCTGACGGGCCGACTGCCGCCGGAACTCGGGAACGCAGTCCGCCTCCAGGAGATCGATCTGGGCCACAACCAGTTCCGCGGTCCCGTTCCGCCGGAACTTGGCCGACTGAAGAGTCTGCGCGCCCTGAACCTGGAG carries:
- a CDS encoding Ig-like domain-containing protein; its protein translation is MSFAWYCGGSPAGPDPTPEPPSPQPPADPPSAATVEVVPGRVVFGALGDTETLAATVRSRDGAVLPDASVTWSSSDPTVASVEAGTVTALSNGEASVTATSGAASGSAAVRVEQVAARLNAVPQDVSFAAVGDTARLSATVYDANGREVAGATVEWSSSDSGVATVSDGGLVTAASNGTAEIVAASGTATDTVAVNVDSTDRGILAAFYHAAGGPSWRHSDNWLTDAPLAEWYGVETGTDDRVTRLELRENGAVGTLAPELGRLRYLETLDLYRNKLTGRLPPELGNAVRLQEIDLGHNQFRGPVPPELGRLKSLRALNLE